The following proteins are encoded in a genomic region of archaeon CG10_big_fil_rev_8_21_14_0_10_43_11:
- a CDS encoding ATP-dependent helicase, with translation MTAINEHGFEKPTEIQEKTIPLIVSGRDIIGASATGSGKTLAFASAIIQNTTRSGSVQALVLTPTRELAEQVCNAIKAFSKHTKLSVIAVYGGVGIEPQIRKLQSADVVVGTPGRILDHVSRRTINLQNTRFLVLDEADKMFDMGFKDDVERIISKTPKERQTMLFSATITEDVVHLSQKHMNNPVRVIASTLVDPKKLHQIYYDVEDGLKLSVLVYLLKREKSGLVMVFCNSRRMVDRVAKSLKKQDIDAKAIHGGFSQNRRSNVMEEFNTGEELVLVCTDVAARGLDISGVSHVYNFDIPDEANQYVHRIGRTARAGEAGIAINLLSARDHEKFSHVLHENDLHIERVQTPYVQRVALEHGDEERRRNFGPRKHHRNQSRSRVAHGRNHRQRH, from the coding sequence ATAACAGCAATTAACGAACACGGTTTTGAAAAACCAACAGAGATTCAGGAAAAAACAATTCCACTCATAGTCTCAGGAAGAGACATTATTGGCGCCTCAGCAACAGGTTCTGGAAAAACACTTGCATTTGCATCAGCAATTATCCAAAATACAACGCGTTCAGGCAGCGTGCAAGCGCTGGTTCTCACGCCAACACGCGAGCTTGCAGAACAAGTCTGTAACGCAATTAAGGCATTTTCAAAACACACAAAACTCTCAGTAATCGCCGTGTATGGTGGTGTGGGTATTGAGCCGCAAATAAGAAAATTACAAAGCGCTGACGTAGTTGTTGGCACGCCGGGCCGGATTCTCGACCACGTGTCACGAAGAACTATTAATCTTCAAAATACGCGTTTTCTCGTGCTCGATGAAGCAGACAAAATGTTTGATATGGGCTTTAAAGACGATGTTGAGCGAATCATTTCAAAAACGCCAAAAGAACGTCAAACCATGCTTTTTTCTGCAACCATCACTGAGGACGTAGTACACTTGTCTCAAAAGCATATGAATAATCCTGTGCGCGTTATTGCAAGCACACTTGTTGACCCAAAAAAGCTTCATCAAATCTATTACGATGTTGAGGATGGACTGAAACTGTCTGTTCTTGTGTACTTGCTCAAACGAGAAAAATCAGGCCTTGTGATGGTATTTTGTAATTCCCGAAGAATGGTTGACCGCGTTGCAAAAAGCCTTAAAAAACAAGACATTGACGCAAAAGCGATTCATGGCGGATTCTCGCAAAATCGTCGCTCAAATGTGATGGAGGAATTCAATACTGGCGAAGAACTCGTGCTTGTGTGCACTGATGTTGCTGCGCGCGGTCTTGATATTTCTGGCGTATCCCACGTCTACAATTTTGACATTCCTGACGAGGCAAACCAGTACGTGCATCGTATTGGCAGAACTGCCCGCGCAGGTGAAGCAGGTATTGCAATTAATCTGCTTTCTGCTCGCGACCATGAGAAGTTTTCGCACGTTCTCCACGAAAATGACCTTCACATTGAGCGCGTTCAAACACCCTATGTGCAGCGCGTGGCCCTTGAGCATGGCGATGAGGAAAGACGACGCAATTTTGGCCCGCGCAAACACCATAGAAACCAGAGCCGCAGCAGAGTAGCTCATGGAAGAAATCATCGCCAACGCCATTAG